In one window of Euwallacea similis isolate ESF13 chromosome 4, ESF131.1, whole genome shotgun sequence DNA:
- the pav gene encoding kinesin-like protein KIF23, which produces MYSANRFNTPSAKKLRREKTTLSNNSDSDKDSVHVYCRIRPQLDGSEPVNSLQILSADTLALTTPETRSVTKETHYTFKHIFTAYSSQSEIFTHVAYPLLEDLLQGKNGLLFTYGVTGSGKTYTLNGTQNDPGIMPRCIDVIFNSIGEYQAPKCMIKSDRMNGFEIQSEDDAFHDQLQSVRSFPSSKVQRKVSAEKVAYVNDGTRIIDVNENSSYAVFISYVEIYNNSVYDLLDESSGRTLQNKILREDSVKNMYVNGVIETEVKSAQEAFGLFTAGQNRKRMATTSLNSGSSRSHSIFNIRVVQIEQGGVNSNGQPTIPAENNIKVGQLSLVDLAGSERTNRTNNTGMRLKEASSINNSLMTLRICLEILRENQLTKGNKLVPYRDSRLTFLFKHFFEGDGTVKMIVCINPSPEDFEENIQVLKFAEISQDVKISKAEINRYTPLKKTITRNKENQTPAKRKTATNFSLLPPIPSVNFDFENFEECREALDKVINMLKQRQSKVKYLDKEVEERQQEFRKKLVGLNKHCILNTAEMKSLKTAIQKEKQKAQNLHVKMSGLESANQDLQSKHEEFRNVIASLQSTINEKDMKINQFVLDRQKSKQLLALQSEKMTHELDVKLRRQRDHLNAAMKAKDEKIKLVKGILDSELPPVEMNTIDIEPDCTSKPLSSQTPKSTSHMHRRNLNAAAAARSRRSRSVGDVWLEHNVIKPCPLATVMQPTMKKRKSVSKLDKASDIINRKQSKYCLVAQEPDTDGEMETKLYKADIIPTCGGGAQVIFNDVERLNQESPTKSS; this is translated from the exons atgtaTTCAGCAAACAGATTTAACACTCCCAGTGCTAAGAAACTTCGAAGGGAGAAAACAACGCTATCCAATAATTCAGATTCTGATAAAGATTCTGTTCATGTGTACTGCAGAATCCGACCGCAGTTGGATGGTTCAGAGCCAGTCAATTCTCTTCAAATACTTTCAGCTGACACATTAGCCCTTACTACCCCTGAGACCAGGAGTGTAACAAAAGAGACTCATTACACATTTAAGCATATTTTCACAGCGTATTCCTCACAGTCAGAGATTTTTACTCACGTTGCATACCCCCTATTAGAAGACCTATTACAAGGCAAAAATGGATTGCTTTTCACATATGGAGTAACAGGGTCGGGCAAAACCTACACTTTAAATGGAACTCAAAATGATCCAGGTATTATGCCCAGGTGCATTGATGTTATATTCAACTCAATTGGGGAATATCAAGCTCCAAAATGCATGATTAAATCAGACAGAATGAATGGATTTGAAATACAAAGCGAAGATGATGCTTTTCATGATCAATTGCAGTCAGTTAGAAGTTTTCCAAGTTCAAAAGTTCAGAG aAAAGTCAGTGCGGAAAAAGTGGCTTATGTTAATGACGGGACAAGGATAATTGATGTGAATGAAAATAGTTCATATGCTGTATTTATCAGCTATGTAGAGATATACAATAACAGTGTATATGACCTATTAGATGAATCTTCAGGGAGGACTCTACAGAATAAGATTCTCCGGGAGGATAGTGTTAAAAACATGTATGTTAATGGAGTGATTGAAACAGAG GTAAAATCTGCTCAGGAAGCATTTGGCCTTTTTACCGCCGGTCAGAACCGCAAGCGGATGGCAACAACCTCTCTAAACTCAGGCTCCAGCAGAAGCCactctatttttaatataagagTGGTTCAGATAGAACAGGGCGGTGTCAACAGCAATGGCCAGCCTACAATTCCCGCGGAGAATAACATTAAAGTTGGTCAGTTAAGTTTAGTGGATTTAGCTGGGTCTGAAAGAACAAATAGAACCAATAACACTGGAATGCGGCTAAAAGAAGCCAGTAGCATAAACAATTCTTTAATGACTTTAAGAATATGTCTGGAAATATTACGAGAAAATCAATTAACAAAAGGCAACAAATTGGTGCCGTATCGCGACAGTCGCTTAACTTTTCTCTTTAAGCATTTCTTTGAGGGCGACGGAACCGTTAAAATGATCGTGTGTATTAATCCGTCCCCAGAAGactttgaagaaaatattcag GTATTAAAATTCGCGGAAATATCCCAAGacgtcaaaatttcaaaagcaGAGATCAACAGATATACACCCCTTAAGAAAACCATTACTAGAAACAAGGAAAATCAAACTCCTGCTAAACGTAAAACGGCaacaaatttttctcttttaccACCGATTCCAAGTGTGAATTTcgattttgagaattttgaagaatgCCGAGAGGCCCTCGACAAGGTTATAAACATGTTAAAGCAGCGACAATCAAAGGTCAAATATCTGGATAAAGAAGTAGAGGAAAGACAGCAAGAGTTCAGGAAAAAACTTGTCGGTCTAAATAAACACTGCATATTGAACACTGCGGAAATGAAAAGTTTGAAGACGGCTATTCAGAAG GAGAAACAAAAGGCGCAAAATTTGCACGTAAAAATGTCTGGTTTAGAATCTGCCAATCAGGATTTACAATCGAAACATGAAGAATTCCGGAATGTTATAGCTTCTTTGCAAAGCACCATCAACGAAAAGGACATGAAAATTAACCAGTTTGTTTTAGACAGGCAAAAATCGAAACAGCTATTgg CGTTGCAAAGCGAGAAAATGACCCATGAACTCGACGTCAAACTGCGAAGGCAGAGGGATCACTTAAATGCTGCAATGAAAGCTAAAGATGAAAAGATAAAACTTGTAAAAGGTATTTTGGATTCTGAGTTGCCTCCCGTTGAAATGAACACTATCGATATCGAACCGGATTGTACGAGCAAACCTTTGAGTTCTCAAACCCCGAAAAGTACATCGCACATGCATCGACGGAATTTGAATGCGGCCGCGGCAGCTCGCTCTAGGAGATCCAGATCTGTAG GTGACGTATGGCTGGAACACAACGTCATAAAGCCCTGTCCTCTGGCGACAGTAATGCAACCCACCATGAAGAAGCGGAAATCTGTTTCAAAGTTGGATAAAGCGAGCGACATTATCAATCGGAAACAAAGTAAGTATTGTCTGGTGGCACAGGAACCGGACACTGACGGGGAAATGGAAACCAAATTATACAAAGCGGACATCATTCCAACGTGCGGAGGGGGAGCTCAGGTTATATTTAATGATGTCGAGAGGCTGAATCAAGAATCACCTACCAAgagttcttaa